TCTTCACCCTGCATTTCGGGCAGATCTTGCGGACCAGCCGCTGCGCGACGATTCCGACGATCGTGGAGGCGACCAGGTAGGAGGGTACCCCGAGGTCGCGCATCCGGGTGATCGTCGCCACGGAGGAGTTGGTGTGGATCGTGGAGAGCACCAGGTGCCCCGTGAGGGCCGCCTGAACGGCGATCGTGGTCGTCTCCAAGTCGCGCATCTCCCCCACCATGATGATGTCGGGGTCCTGCCGCAGCATCGACCGGAGCATGACGGCGAAGCTGAGGCCGATCTTCTCCTGCACCGCCACCTGGTTGACCCCCGCCAGTTCGTACTCGATCGGGTCTTCGATCGTCGTGATGTTGTCCTCGACGGATTTGATCCGGTTCAGGATCCCGTAGAGGGTGGTCGTCTTTCCCGATCCGGTGGGTCCCGTGATGAGGAGGATCCCCTGCGGACGGGAGATGATCTCCACCATCTTCGCCAGTTCCAAGGGGGAGAACCCGATCGACTCCAGGGGGATGTTCGCGTTGGCGGAGTCGAGGATCCGGATGACCACTTTCTCCCCGTAATTGGCCGGGACCGTGGAGACCCGCAGGTCGAGGCTGCGCCCCCCCACGCGGACGCCGATCCGGCCGTCCTGCGGGAGCCGCTTCTCGGCGATGTCCATCCTCGCCATGATCTTGATCCGCGAGACGACCGCCCCCTGGACCCACTTCGGAAGGTCCATCGTCTTGCGCAGGAGCCCGTCGACCCGGTGACGGATCTGGAGGGCCGTCTTCGTCGGCTCCACGTGGATATCGGAGGCCCCCTGGTCGACCGCCTCGGCGACGATCAGGTTCACCATCCGGATGACGGGGGCGGCCTCGGACTTCTTCCGCAGGTCGTCGAGGTCCTTCCCCTCCAGGTCCTGGGAGTCGTGCACCACCTCGACCTGGCGCTCGTCCACGATGTCCTGGACGATGGTGCTGAGGGACGATCCGAGGTGGTAGTGCTGGTCGATGGCCCAGAGGATGTCGGACCGGGGGGCGATGAACGGCTTGATGGTATAGCCGGAGGCGAACCGGACGTCCTCGAACGCCTCGAAGCTCAACGGGTCGGCCATCGCGATGTGCAGATCGCGGCGGTCGATCGCGACGGGGATGATGAGGTGTTTCCGGGCGACCTTTTCCTGGATGAGCTCGATCGCCTGCGGCTCTACGGGGGTGTTCTTCAGGTCGATCGTGGGGATGCCGAGCTGCAGCGAGAGGGCCTGGGCGATCTCCTGTTCCGTGGCCAGCCCGAGGCCGACGATCACCTCCCCGAGCTTTCCCCGCTTCGAGCGCTGCTCCGCGAGGGCGCGCGTCAGCCCCTCCTCGCCGAGGAGGCCCGTCTCGAGGAGGAGTTCCCCTAGCCGTCTCTTCGCCATTTTCTCGAGGTTCTCCTTGCCGGAGGAGGTTTTCCCGCGGACACCCGTCATCCTATAATAAGGGTGAAAGGATCCGCAACCCGGAATTGAAACCGACCCGTTCCCGGGGCATCGTAAAGCGAAAGGGAGGGAAGGGGAAATGATCAACAACGACAAGATGGTGCGGTGCCCCCGTTGCGACGGCGCGATGGTGTTCGAGCGCTTCCAGGATATGCTGACCCTGTTCTACTCGTGGAGGTGCCTGAACTGCGGCGAGATCGTGGACCCGGTCGTCTCAAAGAACCGGGAGCCGGCCCGCGAGACCAACAAGAAGAAGGCGATGGGCGAATGATAGCGCATCTCACCGATTTTCTTTCGGTTTTCATCCCGTTGACA
The window above is part of the Deltaproteobacteria bacterium genome. Proteins encoded here:
- a CDS encoding ATPase, T2SS/T4P/T4SS family; translation: MAKRRLGELLLETGLLGEEGLTRALAEQRSKRGKLGEVIVGLGLATEQEIAQALSLQLGIPTIDLKNTPVEPQAIELIQEKVARKHLIIPVAIDRRDLHIAMADPLSFEAFEDVRFASGYTIKPFIAPRSDILWAIDQHYHLGSSLSTIVQDIVDERQVEVVHDSQDLEGKDLDDLRKKSEAAPVIRMVNLIVAEAVDQGASDIHVEPTKTALQIRHRVDGLLRKTMDLPKWVQGAVVSRIKIMARMDIAEKRLPQDGRIGVRVGGRSLDLRVSTVPANYGEKVVIRILDSANANIPLESIGFSPLELAKMVEIISRPQGILLITGPTGSGKTTTLYGILNRIKSVEDNITTIEDPIEYELAGVNQVAVQEKIGLSFAVMLRSMLRQDPDIIMVGEMRDLETTTIAVQAALTGHLVLSTIHTNSSVATITRMRDLGVPSYLVASTIVGIVAQRLVRKICPKCRVKTDPTERDILRLGISAEVPVYRGAGCPECGGTGYKGRTGIYEILTFTQPIRDLIASNATENEIRQAAISRGMVTLGRSALEKVTTGITTTDEVYRVVETDADFASACPRCATPMESDFVMCPSCGYSASAACPGCHRMISHEWKFCPYCRQDLMKNEARRSFA